A single genomic interval of Fibrobacter sp. UWB4 harbors:
- a CDS encoding HD-GYP domain-containing protein — protein MDRSRLKILVVDDTKTNIDVLEGILSNDYEVCVALNGKKAIELTERIKPDLILLDVMMPEMDGYETLRIMREKNILQGIPVIFLTAKADSKSEQIGLDLGAVDYITKPFNPALVTLRIKNQLQLKLQRDHLHELVDERTADLRKTLKVMLTSLGSLAEYRDPETGEHIKRTQIIVQRLAEELRKNPKFTDTITPEYIENLATAAPLHDIGKVGIHDRILRKPGTLTQDEREIMMQHPQMGYDVLQEATKELRDSPMVRIAAEMALGHHEYWNGEGYPNHRKKDEIPIGARIMAVADVYDALVSKRPYKEPYPHEVAVEEIIKGRGTQFDPDVVDAFLAIADQLPEIYEQFKDTSSSEECKD, from the coding sequence ATGGACCGTTCTCGTTTGAAAATATTAGTTGTTGATGACACCAAGACGAATATTGATGTTTTGGAAGGCATTTTATCGAATGATTATGAAGTTTGTGTTGCTCTTAATGGTAAAAAGGCGATTGAACTCACGGAAAGGATTAAGCCAGATCTGATTCTTCTTGATGTGATGATGCCTGAAATGGATGGCTATGAAACATTGAGAATCATGCGCGAAAAGAATATTCTGCAAGGGATTCCGGTCATTTTCTTAACTGCCAAGGCCGATAGCAAGAGCGAACAGATTGGTCTTGATCTCGGTGCGGTCGATTACATTACAAAGCCCTTCAATCCGGCTCTTGTGACTCTGCGAATCAAGAATCAGCTCCAGCTAAAGCTTCAGCGAGACCATCTGCATGAACTCGTTGATGAACGTACCGCCGACCTTCGCAAGACGCTCAAGGTCATGCTCACGAGTCTGGGGTCCCTTGCTGAATACCGCGACCCAGAGACGGGCGAGCACATCAAGCGTACGCAGATTATCGTCCAGCGGCTTGCTGAAGAACTTCGCAAGAATCCGAAGTTTACGGATACAATCACTCCGGAATATATTGAAAATTTGGCCACGGCGGCTCCGCTTCACGATATTGGCAAAGTCGGTATTCACGACCGCATCTTGCGCAAGCCGGGAACCTTGACGCAGGACGAACGCGAAATCATGATGCAGCACCCGCAAATGGGCTATGATGTTCTTCAGGAAGCGACAAAGGAATTGCGTGATAGCCCGATGGTGCGCATTGCAGCCGAAATGGCTCTTGGCCATCATGAATACTGGAATGGAGAAGGTTACCCGAACCACAGGAAAAAAGATGAAATTCCTATAGGCGCAAGGATAATGGCGGTTGCCGACGTGTATGACGCCCTTGTTTCAAAAAGGCCCTACAAGGAACCGTATCCTCACGAAGTCGCCGTTGAAGAAATTATCAAGGGCCGTGGTACGCAGTTCGACCCGGATGTCGTCGATGCGTTCTTGGCAATCGCGGACCAGCTGCCTGAAATTTACGAGCAGTTCAAAGACACTTCTTCTTCCGAGGAATGTAAGGATTGA
- a CDS encoding peptidase-C39 like family protein, which yields MDLKILPQPDDVTCGPTSLHAVYSYLGYNIPLKKLISEIEFLEEGGTLGVFLGIDALKRGFKATIYSYNLKIFDPTWSKLKMPELREKLVQLHKAKHAPKLKKAIDAYIRFIDLGGTVATADLRASMFESYFKRGIPVLCGLSATYLYRSPREYTNEKDLSVFDDIHGEPMGHFVVLYGLDEKKQFLVADPDCTNPMASGPYYKVDKFRLIHSILLGVMTYDGNILVVEKK from the coding sequence ATGGATTTGAAAATACTCCCTCAGCCAGACGATGTTACGTGCGGACCGACTAGCCTACACGCTGTTTACTCCTATCTTGGCTATAACATTCCCCTTAAAAAGCTCATTTCCGAAATTGAATTTCTGGAAGAAGGCGGTACGCTAGGCGTTTTCCTTGGCATCGACGCCCTCAAGCGCGGATTCAAGGCGACCATTTATTCTTACAATTTAAAGATTTTTGATCCGACATGGAGCAAGCTCAAGATGCCCGAACTGCGCGAAAAGCTGGTTCAGCTCCACAAGGCAAAACACGCCCCCAAGCTCAAAAAAGCTATTGACGCCTACATCCGATTCATCGACCTTGGTGGAACAGTCGCAACCGCAGACCTCCGCGCAAGCATGTTCGAAAGCTATTTCAAACGAGGCATTCCGGTGCTTTGCGGCCTCAGCGCCACCTATCTTTATCGTTCCCCTCGCGAATACACAAACGAAAAAGACCTGTCCGTCTTTGACGACATCCACGGCGAGCCGATGGGGCATTTCGTAGTGCTTTACGGACTCGATGAAAAGAAGCAGTTCTTGGTAGCAGACCCGGATTGTACGAACCCGATGGCAAGCGGACCTTATTATAAAGTCGACAAGTTCCGCCTGATCCACAGCATTTTGCTGGGGGTCATGACGTACGATGGAAACATTCTTGTTGTGGAGAAAAAGTAA
- a CDS encoding N-formylglutamate amidohydrolase: protein MKAPALMITCEHASNAVPDFVLRALRDSKIPDDVLASHRAYDIGAYKVFSNLVKRLKPDFHCSSRFSRLAVDMNRSATNKTFFSEFTVGLPNTVKSRMLSLWQKYRDKIESFVAGVIPPNVRKNEKKAPKDAPEVPLKVIHLGIHSFTPILNGVERDADVGILYDPSRPAEVKIAQTLIQNIHERAPWLKIRKNYPYLGKSDGLTTTLRQKFGPSYAGLEIEINQKLLNF, encoded by the coding sequence ATGAAAGCTCCGGCACTGATGATTACCTGCGAACATGCGAGCAACGCTGTGCCGGATTTTGTCCTGCGCGCTCTCCGCGATTCAAAGATTCCCGATGACGTTCTCGCCTCCCACCGCGCTTATGACATTGGCGCGTACAAAGTATTTTCAAATCTTGTAAAACGTTTAAAGCCGGACTTCCATTGCTCTAGCCGATTCTCGAGACTGGCTGTCGATATGAACCGCAGTGCGACCAACAAGACATTCTTTTCTGAATTTACTGTTGGACTACCAAACACAGTGAAATCGCGCATGCTAAGCCTTTGGCAAAAATATCGCGATAAAATTGAAAGCTTTGTTGCAGGCGTAATACCACCGAACGTGCGCAAAAACGAGAAAAAAGCACCTAAGGACGCGCCTGAAGTTCCGCTCAAGGTCATCCACCTCGGGATTCACAGCTTTACGCCTATATTAAATGGTGTCGAGCGCGATGCCGATGTCGGGATTCTCTATGACCCGAGCCGCCCTGCCGAAGTGAAAATTGCACAAACGCTCATCCAGAACATCCACGAACGCGCCCCGTGGCTTAAAATCCGCAAGAATTACCCCTACCTCGGCAAGTCCGACGGCCTCACCACCACGCTTCGTCAAAAATTCGGCCCAAGTTACGCCGGACTCGAAATAGAGATTAACCAAAAGCTGCTTAATTTTTAA
- a CDS encoding glycoside hydrolase family 43 protein, producing the protein MKKFVPLVALFALGVQAQEVVEIAPFWAALDDLEPAGINDLYNDLNLPDTMKKYGPFPVKWESSDTLFLGHDGRINGRFVGENHEVTLTATLYDNESTTKRAEKRSFKVSIHGFEPYSNYLFAYFPANDNENIYYALSNDGYNFTPMNNGKRVVAADTVSIKKGLRDPHVLRAPDGWFYMVNTDMKSAEGWASNRGMVLMKSRDLINWKHSTVHFPDKYKGKNFANVTRVWAPETIWDANYVNKDGSKGRPLVYYSLLTDDGTIPYDKVYFNYANEDFTDLEGDPTHFFDRGKSTIDMDIVYNPVDKLYHAFYKNEGDGGICKVQAQTLTSENGTKAPTWYKRSGALQQTTEAVEGAGVFKLINQNSWVLMYDCYMNGHYQFTSSSDLENFKFVQDTKTSGAFTPRHGTILPITAQETAALMKVFPTPDFEPKVIEIPDSIGVCDGKKVVGPCSPTKIIPYVKVGDDGWKETTDLKVAKGATVQLGPHPWDGKIWSWEGPDGFKSSARENTLKNLDGSKSGYYTVTYTNETGCKSVKKIRIVVDDPDKPYVEQPPVSIGNRGMRENRKDSRLNHNPVYFDLLGNRLKSKPKNGMFVVR; encoded by the coding sequence ATGAAGAAGTTTGTTCCGCTGGTAGCCTTGTTCGCGCTTGGCGTTCAGGCGCAAGAAGTCGTCGAAATAGCCCCGTTCTGGGCGGCACTTGATGACCTTGAACCAGCAGGCATAAACGACCTTTATAACGATCTGAATCTTCCCGACACCATGAAAAAATATGGCCCGTTCCCAGTCAAATGGGAAAGTTCCGATACACTTTTCTTGGGCCACGACGGCCGCATCAACGGACGATTTGTAGGCGAAAACCATGAAGTAACGCTCACGGCAACGCTGTACGACAACGAAAGTACTACAAAACGCGCTGAAAAGCGGTCCTTCAAGGTTTCCATTCACGGCTTTGAACCTTACTCCAACTACCTCTTTGCGTATTTCCCGGCAAACGACAACGAAAATATCTATTACGCCCTGAGTAATGACGGCTACAACTTTACCCCCATGAACAACGGGAAACGAGTCGTTGCTGCAGATACGGTCAGTATCAAGAAAGGGCTCCGCGACCCGCACGTCCTGCGCGCACCTGACGGCTGGTTCTACATGGTGAATACCGACATGAAGAGCGCTGAAGGCTGGGCTAGTAATCGCGGCATGGTGCTGATGAAGTCCCGCGACCTCATCAACTGGAAGCACAGCACGGTGCATTTCCCGGACAAGTACAAGGGCAAGAACTTTGCCAACGTGACCCGCGTGTGGGCCCCGGAAACCATCTGGGACGCCAATTACGTGAACAAGGACGGGAGCAAAGGTAGGCCGCTCGTTTATTATTCGCTGTTGACCGACGACGGCACCATCCCCTACGACAAGGTGTATTTTAATTACGCCAATGAAGACTTTACCGACCTCGAAGGCGACCCGACCCATTTCTTTGACCGTGGCAAATCGACCATTGACATGGACATCGTCTACAATCCTGTAGATAAGCTTTATCATGCATTTTACAAAAACGAGGGCGATGGCGGCATCTGCAAGGTGCAAGCGCAGACTTTAACCTCGGAAAACGGCACTAAAGCCCCGACCTGGTACAAGCGTAGCGGCGCGTTGCAACAGACGACCGAAGCCGTCGAAGGTGCCGGCGTGTTCAAGCTCATCAACCAGAATTCCTGGGTGCTCATGTACGACTGCTACATGAACGGACATTACCAGTTCACAAGCAGCTCCGACCTCGAGAATTTCAAGTTCGTGCAAGACACCAAGACGAGCGGCGCTTTCACGCCCCGCCACGGCACGATTCTCCCGATTACCGCTCAAGAAACGGCGGCGCTCATGAAGGTCTTCCCCACGCCAGATTTCGAACCGAAGGTGATTGAAATTCCGGATTCCATCGGCGTCTGCGACGGCAAGAAAGTCGTAGGTCCGTGCAGCCCGACAAAGATTATCCCGTACGTGAAAGTTGGCGATGACGGCTGGAAAGAAACAACCGACTTGAAAGTCGCCAAGGGCGCTACAGTGCAGCTTGGCCCGCACCCGTGGGATGGCAAAATTTGGAGCTGGGAAGGTCCAGACGGCTTCAAGTCCTCAGCTCGTGAAAACACTCTCAAGAATCTGGACGGCTCCAAGAGCGGCTATTACACTGTGACATACACAAACGAAACTGGCTGCAAGAGCGTCAAGAAAATCAGGATTGTCGTAGATGACCCGGACAAGCCGTATGTAGAACAACCTCCGGTAAGCATTGGTAACCGCGGAATGCGCGAAAACCGCAAGGATTCACGCTTAAACCACAACCCCGTCTATTTCGACTTGCTCGGCAACAGGCTCAAAAGCAAACCGAAGAACGGAATGTTTGTAGTAAGGTAG
- a CDS encoding FISUMP domain-containing protein: MRDFLGAFVSVFLAIALCACSDSLAGAEAGDTSRSNILVDARDLQTYKTVEIGGRVWMAENLNYRVVWERDDFDSLIYAVGGFEHAADSLISRGFITDIQGGYYFMGYSSYFDEFAYFWTTDEVRANYARTVMLEKGRSSVSYDEAYEEFALSVRCVKSR; encoded by the coding sequence ATGAGAGATTTTTTAGGGGCATTCGTTTCAGTCTTTTTAGCAATCGCGCTATGCGCGTGTTCGGATTCTTTGGCGGGTGCTGAGGCAGGCGATACTTCTCGCTCGAATATTCTCGTTGACGCTCGCGACTTGCAGACCTACAAGACCGTTGAAATTGGTGGCCGAGTTTGGATGGCGGAAAATCTGAATTATCGGGTTGTATGGGAACGAGATGATTTTGATAGCTTGATTTATGCTGTGGGCGGTTTTGAGCATGCTGCGGACTCCTTGATTTCGCGTGGTTTTATTACGGATATTCAAGGTGGCTATTATTTTATGGGGTATTCTAGTTATTTTGACGAATTTGCCTACTTTTGGACAACCGATGAGGTCCGTGCAAATTACGCCCGCACCGTGATGCTCGAAAAAGGCCGTTCCAGCGTATCGTACGATGAAGCTTACGAAGAATTTGCCCTCTCCGTCAGATGTGTGAAATCTCGTTAA